One Phycisphaera mikurensis NBRC 102666 DNA window includes the following coding sequences:
- a CDS encoding FdhF/YdeP family oxidoreductase, with the protein MAGTHAHAGGWGALKGTARHVGAQKGKLRIALSMLKLNQADGFDCPGCAWPDPADPGDRSAFEFCENGAKAVAWEATKKRCDPAFFAKHTVAELDTWSDHQLEAVGRLTRPMRYDAATDRYEELSWDDAYRRVGGRLAGLSDPDRGVFYTSGRTSNEAAFLYQLLGRRLGTNNFPDCSNMCHESSGVAMAASIGVGKGTVTLEDFGLADMILVIGQNPGTNHPRMLTELEKASRRGCSIVSINPMRERAMQGFVHPQHAVAMTLNRPTPIASEFVQPVIGGDLALFTGLCKAVLELPEGTIDRGFIAAHTIGFDAFEAAVKAEPWEALAFRSGVGVERMQELGRLYAGRERVIACWAMGLTQQRDAVATIQMVLNLLLVRGNLGRPGAGACPVRGHSNVQGDRTMGITERPPAALLGNLQRRFGFQPPAEHGLDVVDSIHAMERGEVDVFIGLGGNFVSATPDTARTSAAMRRVGLTVHVSTKLNRSHLVHGTDALILPCLGRTEADVTAAGPQAVSVEDSMSMVHLTRGRNPPADPDLPGEPTLVSRIAAAAFGPGDPADWSRFGEDYAAVRDAIADVIPGFERFNQRLAENPGGFWLGNSAARLEFENPERKARFIVGETRAPSVPEGCLRLMTLRSHDQYNTTVYGLNDRYRGVSGKRDVLFVNAEDAAGLGLAEGERVDVRRAAGPADGEAGEAEMPTVRGFELLFHDLPRGCCAGYFPELNALVSLDSVAVGSNTPVSKLVPVRLFPS; encoded by the coding sequence ATGGCCGGAACACACGCACACGCCGGGGGTTGGGGCGCTCTGAAGGGAACCGCGAGGCACGTCGGAGCGCAGAAGGGCAAGCTGCGCATCGCGTTGTCGATGCTCAAGCTCAACCAGGCCGACGGCTTCGACTGCCCCGGCTGCGCCTGGCCCGACCCGGCCGATCCCGGTGACCGCTCCGCCTTCGAGTTCTGCGAGAACGGCGCGAAGGCGGTCGCCTGGGAGGCCACGAAGAAGCGCTGCGACCCGGCCTTCTTCGCCAAGCACACCGTCGCCGAGCTGGATACCTGGAGCGACCATCAGCTCGAGGCGGTGGGGCGGCTGACGCGGCCGATGCGGTACGACGCGGCGACCGACCGCTACGAGGAGCTGTCCTGGGACGACGCATACCGCCGCGTCGGCGGCCGCCTCGCCGGCTTGAGCGATCCCGACCGCGGCGTCTTCTACACCTCCGGCCGCACCTCCAACGAGGCGGCCTTCCTCTACCAGCTGCTCGGCCGACGCCTCGGGACGAACAACTTCCCCGACTGCTCGAACATGTGCCACGAGTCTTCCGGCGTGGCCATGGCCGCGTCCATCGGCGTGGGCAAGGGGACGGTGACGCTGGAGGACTTCGGCCTCGCCGACATGATCCTGGTGATCGGGCAGAACCCCGGGACCAACCACCCGCGCATGCTCACGGAGCTGGAGAAGGCCAGCCGCCGCGGCTGCTCGATCGTCTCGATCAACCCGATGCGCGAGCGGGCGATGCAGGGCTTCGTCCACCCGCAGCACGCGGTGGCGATGACGCTGAACCGGCCGACGCCGATCGCCAGCGAATTCGTGCAGCCGGTGATCGGCGGCGACCTCGCGCTCTTCACCGGGCTGTGCAAGGCGGTGCTGGAGCTGCCCGAGGGAACGATCGACCGCGGCTTCATCGCCGCGCACACAATCGGTTTCGACGCGTTCGAAGCCGCCGTGAAGGCGGAGCCGTGGGAGGCGCTGGCGTTCCGCTCCGGCGTCGGCGTCGAGCGCATGCAGGAGCTCGGGCGGCTGTACGCGGGCCGGGAGCGGGTGATCGCCTGCTGGGCGATGGGCCTCACGCAGCAGCGCGACGCCGTGGCGACGATCCAGATGGTGCTCAACCTCCTGCTGGTGCGCGGCAACCTCGGCAGGCCGGGCGCCGGCGCCTGCCCCGTGCGCGGGCACAGCAACGTGCAGGGCGACCGCACGATGGGCATCACCGAGCGGCCGCCGGCGGCGCTGCTCGGGAACCTCCAACGCCGCTTCGGCTTCCAGCCACCCGCCGAGCACGGGCTCGACGTCGTCGACTCCATCCACGCGATGGAGCGGGGCGAGGTGGACGTCTTCATCGGCCTCGGCGGCAACTTTGTCTCCGCCACGCCCGACACGGCCCGCACCTCGGCGGCGATGCGGAGAGTCGGCCTGACGGTGCACGTCTCGACGAAGCTCAACCGCTCCCACCTGGTCCACGGCACCGACGCCCTGATCCTGCCCTGCCTCGGCCGCACCGAGGCCGACGTCACCGCGGCGGGGCCGCAGGCTGTGAGCGTCGAGGACTCGATGTCGATGGTCCACCTCACCCGCGGGCGCAACCCGCCCGCCGACCCCGACCTGCCCGGCGAGCCGACGCTGGTCAGCCGCATCGCAGCCGCCGCCTTCGGCCCCGGCGATCCCGCGGACTGGAGCCGGTTCGGCGAGGATTACGCCGCGGTCCGCGACGCCATCGCCGACGTGATCCCGGGCTTCGAGCGCTTCAACCAGCGCCTGGCCGAGAACCCCGGCGGGTTCTGGCTCGGCAACAGCGCCGCCCGGCTGGAGTTCGAGAACCCCGAGCGGAAGGCCCGCTTCATCGTCGGTGAGACGCGGGCTCCATCCGTGCCCGAGGGTTGCCTGCGGCTGATGACCCTCCGCAGCCACGACCAGTACAACACCACCGTCTACGGCCTGAACGACCGCTACCGCGGGGTGAGCGGCAAGCGGGACGTGCTGTTCGTCAACGCCGAGGACGCCGCGGGGCTCGGGCTCGCCGAGGGGGAGCGGGTGGACGTCCGGCGGGCGGCCGGGCCCGCGGACGGCGAGGCCGGCGAAGCGGAAATGCCGACGGTCCGCGGCTTCGAGCTCCTCTTCCACGACCTGCCCCGCGGCTGCTGCGCCGGCTACTTCCCCGA